The Pseudomonas azadiae genome contains a region encoding:
- the tgt gene encoding tRNA guanosine(34) transglycosylase Tgt produces MSFELLATDGKARRGRVTFPRGTVETPAFMPVGTYGTVKGMLPRDIVATGAEIILGNTFHLWLRPGTEVIKKHGDLHDFMKWQGPILTDSGGFQVFSLGAMRKIKEEGVTFASPVDGSKVFMGPEESMQVQRDLGSDIVMIFDECTPYPADEDVARISMELSLRWAQRSKNAHGDNTAALFGIVQGGMHESLRKRSLEGLDKIGFDGLAIGGLSVGEPKHEMIKVLDYLPGLMPADKPRYLMGVGKPEDLVEGVRRGVDMFDCVMPTRNARNGHLFIDTGVLKIRNAFHRHDDSPLDPTCDCYTCQNFSRAYLHHLDKCGEMLGSMLNTIHNLRHYQVLMAGLREAIQQGTLAAFVDAFYAKRGLPVPPLD; encoded by the coding sequence ATGTCGTTTGAACTGTTGGCCACCGACGGTAAAGCCCGTCGTGGTCGCGTGACCTTCCCGCGCGGCACCGTGGAGACCCCGGCGTTCATGCCGGTCGGTACCTACGGCACCGTCAAGGGCATGCTGCCGCGTGACATCGTCGCCACCGGCGCCGAGATCATCCTCGGCAACACCTTCCACCTGTGGCTGCGCCCGGGCACGGAAGTGATCAAGAAGCATGGCGACCTGCATGACTTCATGAAGTGGCAAGGCCCGATCCTCACCGACTCCGGTGGTTTCCAGGTGTTCAGCCTGGGCGCCATGCGCAAGATCAAGGAGGAGGGCGTGACCTTCGCCTCGCCGGTGGACGGTTCCAAAGTGTTCATGGGCCCGGAAGAATCGATGCAGGTGCAGCGCGACCTGGGCTCCGACATCGTGATGATTTTTGACGAGTGCACGCCGTACCCGGCTGACGAAGACGTCGCGCGCATTTCCATGGAGCTGTCGCTGCGTTGGGCCCAGCGCTCGAAGAACGCCCACGGCGACAACACGGCGGCGCTGTTCGGCATCGTTCAGGGCGGCATGCATGAAAGCCTGCGCAAGCGCTCGCTGGAAGGCCTCGACAAGATCGGCTTTGACGGCCTGGCCATCGGCGGTCTGTCGGTGGGCGAGCCCAAGCACGAGATGATCAAGGTGCTCGACTACCTGCCGGGCCTGATGCCCGCAGACAAACCTCGTTACCTTATGGGCGTTGGCAAACCGGAAGATCTCGTAGAGGGTGTGCGCCGCGGTGTGGACATGTTCGATTGCGTGATGCCAACCCGTAATGCCCGCAATGGGCATCTGTTCATCGATACAGGCGTGCTGAAGATCCGTAACGCGTTCCATCGCCATGATGATTCGCCGCTCGATCCGACCTGTGATTGCTACACCTGCCAGAACTTCTCCCGTGCTTATCTGCACCATCTGGACAAGTGTGGGGAAATGCTGGGTAGCATGTTGAATACCATCCACAATTTGCGTCATTACCAAGTCCTGATGGCTGGTTTGCGCGAGGCTATTCAACAGGGTACATTGGCCGCCTTCGTCGATGCCTTCTATGCCAAGCGCGGGCTCCCTGTGCCGCCCTTGGACTGA
- the queA gene encoding tRNA preQ1(34) S-adenosylmethionine ribosyltransferase-isomerase QueA has product MRVADFTFELPDSLIARHPLAERRASRLLTLDGPSGALAHRQFTDLLEHLRPGDLMVFNNTRVIPARLFGQKASGGKLEILVERVLDSHRVLAHVRSSKSPKPGSSILIDGGGEAEMVARHDALFELKFAEEVLPLLERVGHMPLPPYIDRPDEDADRERYQTVYSQRLGAVAAPTAGLHFDQPLLDAIAAKGVETAYVTLHVGAGTFQPVRVENIEDHHMHSEWLEVSQDVVDAVNACKARGGRVVAVGTTSVRSLESAARDGVLKPFSGDTDIFIFPGRPFHVVDCLVTNFHLPESTLLMLVSAFAGYPETMAAYQAAIANEYRFFSYGDAMFITRNPAPRGPEDNL; this is encoded by the coding sequence ATGCGCGTTGCTGACTTTACTTTTGAGCTCCCTGATTCGCTGATTGCTCGCCACCCGTTGGCCGAGCGTCGCGCCAGTCGACTGCTGACCCTGGACGGGCCGAGCGGTGCCCTCGCACACCGTCAATTCACTGATTTGCTTGAGCATTTGCGCCCGGGCGATTTGATGGTGTTCAACAATACCCGGGTGATTCCGGCGCGGCTGTTTGGCCAGAAAGCCTCCGGCGGCAAGCTGGAAATTCTGGTGGAAAGGGTGCTGGACAGCCATCGTGTGCTGGCCCATGTGCGCTCCAGCAAGTCGCCGAAACCGGGGTCGAGCATCCTTATTGATGGCGGTGGCGAGGCCGAGATGGTCGCGCGCCATGATGCGTTGTTCGAGCTCAAGTTTGCCGAAGAGGTGTTGCCGCTGTTGGAGCGCGTCGGCCATATGCCGTTGCCTCCTTATATAGACCGTCCCGATGAAGACGCGGACCGCGAGCGCTATCAGACGGTGTACTCCCAGCGCCTCGGTGCTGTTGCCGCGCCGACGGCCGGGCTGCATTTTGATCAGCCGCTGCTGGATGCGATTGCCGCCAAGGGCGTCGAGACGGCTTATGTGACCCTGCACGTGGGGGCCGGGACGTTTCAGCCGGTGCGTGTGGAAAACATCGAAGACCATCATATGCACAGCGAGTGGCTGGAAGTCAGCCAGGACGTGGTGGACGCGGTTAACGCGTGCAAGGCGCGCGGCGGGCGGGTGGTGGCGGTGGGCACCACCAGCGTACGGTCGCTTGAAAGCGCTGCGCGTGATGGCGTGCTCAAGCCGTTCAGTGGCGACACCGATATCTTTATTTTCCCGGGCCGGCCGTTCCATGTGGTCGATTGCCTGGTCACCAACTTTCATTTGCCGGAATCCACGCTGTTGATGCTGGTGTCGGCCTTTGCCGGTTACCCGGAAACCATGGCGGCTTATCAAGCGGCCATCGCCAACGAGTACCGCTTTTTCAGCTACGGTGATGCGATGTTTATCACCCGCAACCCGGCGCCGCGCGGCCCTGAGGACAACTTATGA
- a CDS encoding DUF262 domain-containing protein, whose protein sequence is MTSNEKKILARFNQSQSALVLQQSDLSLQSISDMVDSGAIDVSPRYQRRERWGLEKNSGLIESFLLNIPVPPIYLAEDEYGVYSVIDGKQRVTAINKFLRGQFELKELDKFVELEGCKFKDLPDSLSNALRIRPYLRVVTLLRQSDPDLKHEVFLRLNKAGVVLNSQEIRNVAFRGELNNMLFDMSEAQYLRNQLKATPQSKIYSEMIDVQYVLRFFTVREYWKNFHGNMDVAMDSYMQYFHKVSKKQVKALQIIFEQALDFCEAIWGDDGFKKPGGNSRVLQGYYDVQMVCSSLLTEAERDNAMRKPKEVREALVSLLENDENFQDSISQFTSNPRSVEYRIKNFAEALKAL, encoded by the coding sequence ATGACAAGTAATGAGAAAAAAATTCTGGCGCGATTTAACCAGTCTCAAAGTGCGCTAGTTTTGCAGCAGTCCGACCTCTCCCTGCAATCGATTTCGGATATGGTTGATAGCGGGGCAATTGATGTAAGCCCTCGATACCAACGTCGCGAACGCTGGGGATTGGAAAAAAATTCAGGACTGATCGAGTCCTTCCTTCTAAACATTCCAGTCCCGCCGATCTACTTGGCAGAAGACGAATACGGGGTGTACTCAGTAATTGATGGCAAACAACGGGTTACAGCGATAAATAAATTCTTGCGGGGGCAATTTGAACTGAAGGAGCTTGATAAATTTGTTGAACTCGAAGGGTGTAAATTTAAAGACCTTCCCGACTCTCTATCCAACGCTTTAAGAATCAGACCTTACCTTCGTGTCGTAACATTGCTGAGACAGTCTGATCCTGATCTGAAACACGAAGTGTTTTTGAGGTTAAACAAAGCCGGGGTAGTGCTTAATTCGCAAGAAATTAGAAACGTCGCTTTTCGCGGCGAACTAAATAACATGCTATTTGACATGTCCGAAGCTCAATACCTTAGAAACCAACTCAAAGCAACACCGCAATCAAAAATATATAGCGAAATGATTGACGTGCAATATGTACTAAGATTTTTTACTGTTCGAGAGTATTGGAAAAACTTCCATGGCAACATGGATGTCGCTATGGATAGTTATATGCAGTATTTCCATAAAGTATCAAAAAAACAGGTAAAAGCTTTACAAATAATTTTTGAGCAGGCGCTGGACTTCTGCGAGGCAATTTGGGGGGATGATGGATTTAAAAAGCCCGGCGGCAATAGTAGGGTTTTACAAGGATATTATGATGTGCAGATGGTTTGCTCTAGTCTTTTGACTGAAGCTGAGCGAGATAATGCAATGCGCAAACCCAAAGAGGTTCGCGAAGCATTAGTGTCATTACTCGAAAACGATGAAAACTTTCAGGACTCCATCAGTCAATTCACATCCAACCCAAGAAGTGTTGAGTATAGAATTAAAAACTTCGCTGAAGCTCTAAAGGCGCTATAA
- the yajC gene encoding preprotein translocase subunit YajC, giving the protein MSFFISNAMADAAAPAAAGPMGGGFEWIFLVGFLVIFYLMIWRPQAKRAKEQKNLLGSLQKGDEVVTTGGIAGKITKVSDAFVVLEVSDTVEMKFQKGAIAATLPKGTLKAI; this is encoded by the coding sequence ATGAGCTTTTTTATCTCTAACGCCATGGCTGACGCCGCTGCGCCTGCTGCTGCCGGCCCGATGGGCGGTGGTTTCGAGTGGATTTTCCTGGTCGGCTTCCTAGTCATCTTCTACCTGATGATCTGGCGTCCACAGGCCAAGCGCGCCAAAGAGCAGAAGAACCTGCTGGGCAGCCTGCAAAAAGGTGACGAAGTTGTGACCACTGGCGGTATCGCCGGCAAGATCACCAAGGTTTCCGATGCCTTCGTGGTTCTGGAAGTCTCCGACACCGTAGAAATGAAGTTCCAGAAGGGCGCCATCGCCGCCACGCTGCCAAAAGGCACGCTCAAAGCGATCTAA
- the suhB gene encoding type III secretion system regulator SuhB, producing the protein MQPMLNIALRAARSASELIFRSIERLDTIKVDEKDAKDYVSEVDRAAEQKIIDALRKAYPTHGILGEETGLHKGSGEGEDYLWIIDPLDGTTNFLRGIPHFAVSIACKYRGRLEHAVVLDPVRQEEFTASRGRGAQLNGRRLRVSGRTSLDGALLGTGFPFRDDQMDNLENYLGMFRALVGQTAGIRRAGAASLDLAYVAAGRFDAFWESGLSEWDMAAGALLIQEAGGLVSDFTGGHDFLEKGHVVAGNTKCFKAVLTAIQPHLPASLKR; encoded by the coding sequence ATGCAGCCCATGCTGAATATCGCGCTGCGCGCCGCCCGCAGCGCCAGTGAATTGATCTTCCGCTCCATCGAGCGCCTGGATACCATCAAGGTCGACGAAAAAGACGCCAAGGATTATGTGTCCGAGGTGGATCGCGCCGCCGAACAGAAAATCATCGACGCCCTGCGCAAGGCCTACCCGACCCACGGCATCCTTGGCGAAGAAACCGGCCTGCACAAAGGCAGCGGCGAAGGCGAAGACTACCTGTGGATCATCGACCCACTGGACGGCACCACCAACTTCCTGCGCGGCATCCCGCACTTTGCCGTGAGCATCGCGTGCAAATACCGCGGCCGCCTGGAACACGCCGTCGTGCTGGACCCGGTCCGCCAGGAAGAATTCACCGCCAGCCGTGGCCGTGGCGCACAGCTCAATGGCCGTCGCCTGCGCGTCAGCGGTCGCACCAGCCTGGACGGCGCCCTGCTCGGCACCGGCTTCCCGTTCCGTGACGACCAGATGGACAACCTGGAAAACTACCTGGGCATGTTCCGCGCCCTGGTTGGCCAGACCGCCGGCATCCGTCGCGCCGGCGCTGCGAGCCTGGACCTGGCTTATGTGGCCGCCGGTCGTTTTGATGCGTTCTGGGAGTCGGGCCTGTCCGAGTGGGACATGGCTGCAGGCGCGCTGCTGATTCAGGAAGCGGGCGGTTTGGTCAGCGACTTTACCGGCGGTCATGACTTCCTTGAGAAAGGCCATGTGGTTGCCGGCAACACCAAATGCTTCAAGGCAGTATTGACGGCGATCCAGCCGCACTTGCCGGCTTCGCTGAAGCGCTAA
- the secF gene encoding protein translocase subunit SecF codes for MLRTINFMGVRNIAFGATVLLTVLALFSWFHKGLNYGLDFTGGTLIELTYEKPADVTLVRNELVKAGYHEAVVQNFGATTDLLVRMPGEDPQLGHQVAEALQKVGGDNPASVKRVEFVGPQVGEELRDQGGLGMLMALVGIMIYLAFRFQWKFGVGAIVSLIHDVIVTVGILAYFQITFDLTVLAAVLAIIGYSLNDTIVVFDRVRENFRVLRKATLIENINISTTQTLLRTMATSISTLLAIAALMIFGGDNLWGFSLALFIGVLAGTYSSIYIANVVLIWLNLSSEDLIPPAATDKEVDDRP; via the coding sequence ATGTTACGTACAATCAACTTCATGGGCGTTCGCAACATTGCGTTCGGCGCCACTGTGCTCCTTACCGTTCTGGCGTTGTTCAGCTGGTTCCATAAAGGCCTGAACTACGGTCTGGACTTCACCGGCGGTACGCTCATCGAGCTGACCTACGAGAAGCCGGCCGACGTTACCCTGGTGCGCAACGAACTGGTCAAGGCCGGCTACCACGAAGCCGTGGTGCAGAACTTCGGCGCGACCACCGACCTGCTGGTGCGTATGCCTGGCGAAGACCCGCAACTGGGTCACCAGGTGGCCGAGGCCTTGCAGAAGGTCGGCGGCGACAACCCGGCGTCGGTCAAGCGCGTCGAGTTCGTCGGCCCGCAAGTCGGTGAAGAGCTGCGCGACCAGGGCGGCCTCGGCATGCTGATGGCGCTGGTCGGCATCATGATCTACCTGGCGTTCCGCTTTCAGTGGAAGTTCGGGGTTGGCGCCATTGTGTCGCTGATCCATGACGTGATCGTGACCGTGGGTATCCTGGCGTACTTCCAGATCACCTTCGACCTGACCGTTCTGGCGGCCGTGCTGGCGATCATTGGTTACTCGCTCAACGACACCATCGTGGTATTCGACCGGGTTCGCGAGAACTTCCGCGTACTGCGCAAGGCGACGTTGATCGAGAACATCAACATCTCCACCACCCAGACCCTGTTGCGGACCATGGCGACGTCGATCTCCACCTTGCTGGCGATCGCGGCACTGATGATCTTCGGTGGCGACAACTTGTGGGGCTTCTCCCTCGCGCTGTTCATTGGCGTGCTGGCGGGTACCTACTCGTCAATCTACATCGCCAACGTGGTGCTGATCTGGTTGAACCTCAGCAGCGAAGATTTGATCCCTCCCGCTGCGACCGACAAGGAGGTCGACGACCGTCCTTGA
- a CDS encoding glycine zipper 2TM domain-containing protein, whose amino-acid sequence MNKSLLVGAVLGAVGVTAGGAVATYSLVKSGPEYAQVLAVQPVKTQIKTPREVCKDVTVTRQRPVQDQHQIAGTVVGALAGGLLGNQIGGGNGKKLATVAGAVGGGYAGNKVQEGMQNRDTYTTTQTRCNTVNDISDKVVGYDVRYNLDGKEGSVRMERDPGGQIPVDKEGRLILGQNQQ is encoded by the coding sequence GTGAACAAGTCGTTGCTGGTTGGTGCGGTATTGGGTGCTGTCGGTGTGACTGCCGGGGGTGCTGTTGCCACCTACAGCCTGGTAAAAAGCGGCCCTGAGTATGCGCAAGTGCTGGCGGTGCAGCCGGTAAAAACCCAGATCAAAACCCCGCGTGAGGTCTGCAAGGACGTCACCGTGACCCGGCAGCGTCCGGTGCAGGATCAGCATCAAATCGCTGGTACCGTCGTAGGCGCCCTGGCCGGCGGCCTGCTCGGTAACCAGATTGGTGGCGGTAACGGCAAGAAGCTGGCGACGGTAGCCGGTGCGGTCGGCGGCGGTTATGCGGGTAACAAGGTTCAGGAAGGTATGCAGAACCGTGATACCTACACCACTACCCAGACTCGCTGTAACACCGTGAATGACATCAGCGACAAGGTTGTTGGCTACGACGTGCGCTACAACCTGGATGGCAAGGAAGGTTCGGTGCGTATGGAGCGTGATCCAGGCGGTCAGATTCCAGTGGACAAAGAGGGTCGCCTGATCCTCGGTCAGAATCAGCAGTAA
- the secD gene encoding protein translocase subunit SecD, protein MLNKYPLWKYVLILAVLAIGFIYSAPNLYPDDPAIQITGASTSLQVNQADLERASKALTDAGIQVKAATLAADAKGGLLRLTKQEDQLPAKDVVRKVMGDDYVVALNLAQTTPAWLRSIGAHPMKLGLDLSGGVHFLLEVDMDKALDARLKVYEGDVKSLLRKEKLRYRSLPQLNGAIQLGFADEASREQARALIRKNFNDFDIVPADLNGQAVLRLAMSPAKIAEIREYSIKQNLTTVRNRVNELGVAEPIVQRQGANRIVVELPGVQDTAEAKRILGKTANLEFRLAAEPGATRATSEEFEFREGNRPPALIERGLIITGDQVTDAKAGFGEHGTPEVNIRLDGHGGELMSRATRSNVGRSMAVIFIEQRPVTTYTKQMVNGVEKDVPVQTFKEEKKIISLATIQSPLGAQFRITGLNGQGESSELALLLRAGGLAAPMYFAEERTIGPSLGADNITKGVDAALWGMLFVSLFIIAIYRFFGVIATVALAGNMVMLLALMSLLGATLTLPGIAGIVLTMGMAVDANVLIFSRIREEIANGMTVQRAINEGFGRAFTAILDSNLTTLLVGGILFAMGTGPVKGFAVTMSLGIFTSMFTAIMVTRAMVNLIFGGRDFKKLWI, encoded by the coding sequence ATGCTGAACAAATACCCTCTGTGGAAATACGTACTGATCCTGGCGGTGCTGGCGATCGGTTTTATTTATTCCGCTCCCAATCTCTATCCTGATGACCCGGCGATCCAGATCACGGGCGCCAGCACTTCGCTGCAGGTCAATCAGGCCGATCTGGAACGCGCGAGCAAAGCGCTCACTGACGCAGGCATCCAGGTCAAAGCGGCAACATTGGCGGCTGATGCGAAGGGCGGCTTGCTGCGCCTGACCAAGCAAGAAGACCAATTGCCGGCCAAGGATGTCGTACGCAAGGTCATGGGTGACGACTACGTTGTCGCGCTGAACCTGGCACAAACCACTCCCGCCTGGCTGCGCAGCATTGGCGCGCACCCGATGAAGCTGGGTCTGGACTTGTCCGGTGGTGTGCACTTCCTGCTGGAAGTCGACATGGACAAAGCCCTCGACGCACGCCTGAAAGTCTATGAAGGCGATGTGAAGAGCCTGCTGCGCAAAGAGAAACTGCGTTATCGCAGCCTGCCGCAGCTCAACGGTGCCATTCAGCTGGGCTTCGCTGATGAAGCGTCCCGCGAACAGGCCCGTGCGCTGATCCGCAAGAACTTCAACGATTTCGATATCGTACCGGCCGACCTTAATGGTCAGGCGGTGCTGCGTCTGGCGATGAGCCCGGCCAAGATCGCGGAAATCCGTGAATACTCCATCAAGCAGAACTTGACCACGGTGCGTAACCGCGTCAACGAGCTGGGCGTGGCCGAGCCGATCGTGCAGCGCCAGGGCGCCAACCGCATCGTGGTTGAATTGCCGGGCGTGCAGGACACCGCTGAAGCCAAGCGTATCCTGGGTAAAACCGCCAACCTGGAATTCCGCCTCGCGGCTGAGCCGGGCGCGACCCGCGCGACGTCCGAAGAGTTCGAGTTCCGTGAAGGCAACCGTCCTCCTGCCTTGATCGAGCGTGGCTTGATCATCACCGGTGACCAGGTGACCGATGCCAAGGCCGGTTTCGGCGAGCACGGTACCCCTGAAGTGAACATCCGTCTGGATGGCCACGGCGGCGAACTGATGAGCCGCGCCACGCGCAGCAACGTCGGTCGCAGCATGGCGGTGATCTTCATCGAGCAGCGCCCGGTGACCACCTACACCAAGCAGATGGTCAACGGCGTCGAGAAAGACGTGCCGGTGCAGACCTTCAAGGAAGAGAAGAAAATCATCAGCCTGGCGACCATCCAGTCGCCGCTGGGTGCGCAGTTCCGCATCACTGGCCTGAACGGGCAGGGTGAATCCTCGGAACTGGCTCTGCTGCTGCGTGCCGGTGGCCTGGCGGCGCCGATGTACTTCGCTGAAGAACGCACCATCGGCCCGAGCCTGGGTGCCGACAACATCACCAAGGGTGTCGATGCGGCGCTGTGGGGCATGTTGTTCGTGTCGCTGTTCATCATCGCCATCTACCGCTTCTTCGGCGTTATCGCCACCGTGGCCCTGGCGGGCAACATGGTGATGCTGCTGGCGTTGATGTCGCTGCTTGGCGCCACGCTGACCCTGCCGGGTATCGCCGGTATCGTCCTCACCATGGGTATGGCGGTGGACGCCAACGTGCTGATCTTCTCGCGGATCCGTGAAGAGATCGCCAATGGCATGACGGTACAACGTGCAATCAACGAAGGCTTCGGCCGGGCATTTACCGCGATTCTCGACTCCAACCTGACTACGTTGCTGGTCGGCGGGATTCTCTTTGCCATGGGCACCGGCCCCGTCAAAGGTTTTGCGGTGACCATGTCCCTCGGTATCTTTACCTCGATGTTCACGGCCATCATGGTGACCCGCGCAATGGTCAACCTGATCTTTGGCGGACGTGACTTCAAGAAGTTGTGGATTTAA
- the cysE gene encoding serine O-acetyltransferase, whose amino-acid sequence MFERLREDIQSVFHRDPAARNAFEVLTCYPGMHAIWIHRLSGALWGMGWKWLARVVSNFGRWLTGIEIHPGAKVGRRFFIDHGMGIVIGETAEIGDDVTLYQGVTLGGTSWNKGKRHPTLGDGVVVGAGAKVLGPFTVGAGAKVGSNAVVTKAVPPGATVVGIPGRIIVKPEVGDEQEAKRKAMAEKIGFDAYGVSEDMPDPVARAIGQLLDHLQAVDGKLDGMCGALKDLGSPYCAKELPELREEDFAEIKDETSTKAS is encoded by the coding sequence ATGTTCGAGCGTTTGCGAGAAGATATCCAAAGTGTTTTCCACCGTGACCCGGCGGCACGCAACGCCTTTGAAGTGCTGACCTGCTACCCGGGCATGCATGCGATCTGGATTCACCGGTTATCCGGAGCGTTGTGGGGCATGGGCTGGAAGTGGTTGGCGCGCGTGGTGTCGAACTTCGGCCGCTGGTTGACCGGGATCGAGATTCACCCGGGTGCCAAGGTGGGGCGTCGTTTCTTCATTGACCATGGCATGGGCATCGTCATCGGCGAAACCGCTGAGATTGGCGATGACGTGACGTTATATCAGGGCGTGACCCTGGGCGGCACCAGTTGGAACAAGGGCAAGCGTCACCCAACCCTGGGCGACGGCGTGGTGGTGGGGGCGGGCGCCAAGGTGCTCGGCCCGTTCACGGTCGGCGCCGGGGCCAAGGTCGGCTCTAATGCCGTAGTGACCAAGGCTGTACCGCCGGGTGCGACGGTGGTGGGGATTCCAGGCCGGATTATCGTCAAGCCGGAAGTCGGCGACGAGCAGGAAGCCAAGCGCAAGGCCATGGCCGAGAAAATCGGTTTCGATGCCTATGGCGTCAGCGAAGACATGCCCGACCCGGTCGCACGCGCCATTGGCCAGTTGCTCGACCACCTGCAGGCGGTGGACGGCAAGCTGGACGGCATGTGCGGCGCGCTGAAGGATCTGGGCAGTCCTTACTGTGCGAAGGAGCTGCCTGAGCTGCGCGAAGAAGACTTCGCCGAGATCAAGGACGAAACGTCCACTAAGGCCAGCTAA
- the trmJ gene encoding tRNA (cytosine(32)/uridine(32)-2'-O)-methyltransferase TrmJ, whose product MLQNIRVVLVNTSHPGNIGGVARAMKNMGLTRLVLVEPRVFPHHEADARASGANDLLEKAQVVATLEDALVGCNLVLGTSARDRRIPWPLLDPRECGSKVVEEAAGGAEIALVFGREDSGLTNDELQRCHYHVHIPSDPEFSSLNLGAAVQVLTYEVRMAWLAAEGQPSKREKDEVASTKSGELATMDELERFYEHLEQTLVAIEFLDPEKPRHLMARLRRLYGRSSVSRAEMNILRGILTETQKAARGELLKRKD is encoded by the coding sequence TTGCTGCAAAACATTCGTGTCGTCCTGGTCAATACCAGCCACCCCGGCAACATCGGCGGGGTGGCGCGTGCCATGAAAAACATGGGGCTGACGCGCCTGGTGCTGGTCGAGCCGCGCGTGTTCCCGCACCACGAGGCCGATGCCCGCGCATCCGGCGCCAATGACCTCCTGGAAAAAGCCCAGGTCGTCGCCACCTTGGAAGACGCCTTGGTCGGCTGCAACCTGGTGCTGGGCACCAGCGCCCGTGATCGTCGCATTCCCTGGCCATTGCTGGACCCACGCGAGTGCGGCAGCAAGGTGGTGGAAGAGGCCGCCGGTGGCGCTGAAATCGCCCTGGTGTTCGGTCGTGAGGATTCCGGCCTGACCAACGACGAGCTGCAGCGATGTCATTACCACGTGCACATCCCATCAGACCCTGAGTTCAGTTCGCTGAACCTCGGCGCCGCGGTGCAGGTGCTGACCTACGAAGTGCGCATGGCCTGGCTGGCCGCCGAAGGCCAGCCGAGCAAGAGGGAGAAGGATGAAGTTGCGTCGACCAAAAGTGGCGAGTTGGCCACGATGGACGAACTGGAGCGGTTCTATGAGCACCTGGAGCAAACCCTGGTGGCCATCGAATTTCTCGATCCTGAAAAACCACGGCACTTGATGGCGCGCCTGCGCCGGTTGTACGGACGCAGCTCGGTCAGCCGGGCAGAAATGAATATATTGCGTGGCATCCTCACGGAAACCCAGAAAGCGGCCCGTGGCGAGCTGCTTAAGCGGAAGGATTAA
- a CDS encoding DUF3077 domain-containing protein, protein MINPPLNKTLGVITFSTCGKQPNLHRLFRVNSGVPIRDALEHASELLHCSKMLALDAAMDTGADRFAWAAHYLGEMAKAVVDDLANGMLPNGVMEEGDSVGV, encoded by the coding sequence ATGATCAACCCACCCCTCAACAAAACCCTCGGCGTCATCACCTTTTCCACATGCGGCAAACAGCCCAACCTTCACCGTCTATTCCGCGTCAATTCCGGCGTACCCATCCGCGATGCCTTGGAGCATGCCTCCGAGCTTCTGCACTGTTCAAAAATGCTCGCATTGGATGCAGCGATGGATACGGGCGCGGATCGTTTTGCCTGGGCGGCGCATTATTTGGGGGAGATGGCGAAGGCGGTGGTGGATGATTTGGCCAATGGGATGTTGCCGAATGGGGTGATGGAGGAGGGGGATTCGGTTGGGGTGTAG